One window from the genome of Pantoea vagans encodes:
- a CDS encoding helix-turn-helix domain-containing protein — MTKKVNITTDAGADVATVSQAVSDRIKSWRKSQKLSLDELSRRAGVSKGMLVEIEKGAANPSIAILCKIAAALGVSVADIVSISHAPDAWLIENSEMPVLWQGEQGGSAQLLAGTRGPDMIELWRWQMFAGEVFSSTGHSSGTLELLHVEQGTLALTVGEQTLVIQQGCAAVARTDMPHAYASADDQPVIFTMTVAELQR, encoded by the coding sequence ATGACCAAAAAAGTCAATATAACGACCGACGCGGGTGCTGATGTCGCCACTGTCAGTCAGGCTGTTTCAGACCGCATAAAAAGCTGGCGCAAAAGCCAGAAACTCTCGCTGGATGAGCTATCCCGCCGGGCAGGCGTCAGTAAAGGGATGCTGGTTGAAATCGAAAAGGGCGCTGCCAATCCCAGCATCGCTATTCTCTGCAAGATAGCTGCCGCACTGGGCGTCTCGGTAGCGGATATCGTTAGCATCTCACATGCACCTGACGCCTGGCTGATTGAAAACAGCGAAATGCCCGTACTGTGGCAGGGTGAGCAGGGCGGGAGTGCGCAGCTGCTGGCCGGCACCCGTGGGCCGGACATGATCGAGCTATGGCGCTGGCAGATGTTTGCAGGCGAGGTGTTCAGTTCCACCGGCCACTCGTCGGGCACGCTGGAACTGCTGCACGTCGAGCAGGGCACGCTGGCTCTGACCGTGGGTGAGCAGACTCTGGTGATTCAACAGGGCTGTGCGGCGGTGGCCCGTACCGATATGCCCCATGCCTATGCCAGTGCCGATGACCAGCCCGTTATCTTCACCATGACTGTGGCGGAACTGC